tgcaagaaaaaaaacaatttttcTATTGTGGCGTGTGTGGCTCAACACCAAAGGAAGAGAATCATAACTCTGAAAGGCCGCATGTACCAAAGAACTGGAAAACCTTCAAGGGCATTCATTATAGGCTATGCTTTAAAAATTGTGGACAGAATATGATTACCCCCGCCTAAAATGGAGCACGGCATTTTTGTAAAGTCTTTTGTATGCCACTATTTCCTTGGTAGGTGTGGCTTATAAATTAGACGAAAGTTTGACTTTGATAGTATAAAAGCAAGGATGTTGGCGTCTGGTGGTATGAGTAACAGCTACAATAGTCAAAGTATAGCAAACTGGTAAACATTCAATGGTTGATTTTAAGGCAGCACTAACTAACTTCTCCGCAAGGGGAACATCCCATGTTGAATCAGAATCTTTTGATAGTGTTGTCCAAATTACAGGTGATAGCATAaataaagaagatgatTACCTCATTACAGTAGACCCACTACCAGACAATGCAGTCACAccagaagaaaagaaaaacccTTTGGGATATTCAGTGGGCCCATTAAGTGTTGTCATTTTAATTCTCCAAGGGGTGGTGGGTACAGGTATCTTTTCCACGCCTGGTTCTATCTTAAAGTCCATGGGGTCTATTGGTTCAACATACGTGCTATGGAtttgctgtttttttttacctcTTTTCAGTGTGTATTTATACATTGAATTTGCAGgctattttccaaaacgGAATGGTGGTGATGTTGCCTACTTGGAACAAGCCTATCCTACACCCAAGTTTTTGATTCCAACTGTGTTTGCTGCTGTTTCTATTGTCCTTTCATTTACCACCTCTTCTGCTCTAGCTTTCGGACAGTACATACTTGATGCTGCAGAAGTAGAAAAGACCGCCTGGAACTATAAAGGCATTGCCATTGCTGCCTTGACAAGTTCTTGTCTTTTTGTTGCGTTCAGTACGAAGCTATCATTAAAGCTACAAAACGTATTAGGTTTTGTCAAAATTGTGTTCATGCTATTTATGATTATCCTAGGATGGGTTGTTCTAGGAGGGCATACCCATGTCTCAGATCCACATGcaagtttcaaaaatgtttgGGAAGGGACAACAACAAACGGTAATGATATTGCTAATTCAATCATTAAAGTCACATTTTCCTACAGCGGGTATAGTTATGCTTTTGGCGTGGTGGCAGAGTTTACCGGTTCCAAGAGGTTTGACTCTGaggagaaaagaaataagaAGTTGATCCATACATTCTCAATCCTTGTTCCACTTTCAATGGTTATTATCTTTATACTTTACATTCTCATTTTGACAGCATATTACGCAGCCGCAACTCCGGCCGAAATCAAAGGTTCGGGGAACACGGTTGCCACTTTGTTATTTCAAAATGCCTTCCAAAACAAGTCCGCTACTAAAGCACTTGCCGCTATGGTTGCATTATCTGCATTTGGACATTTAATCACTGCAGTTTTATCACACTCTAGGGCTTTAAGAGAATGTGGAAGACAGGGTGTTCTACCATTTCCTAAATTTTGGACTTCTACAAAGCCTTTTGGCACACCACTAGGTCCAATTTTTGTTACTTGGTTGGTCAATTTTATTATGATTGTTGCTCCGCCAGCAGGCTCTGCGTAtaattttattgttgacaTGGGCTCATATCAAGGCTATATCTTTACACTTGCCCTAATTATGGGTTTATTAAAAATCAGAAGAGATCGTAGGTTGAAAGGGTTGGGAAAGCACGGTCAGTTTTTGCCTTTGCCGcttattattattttatttctctTTGAGCTATTTGTCATTGCGATTGCCTTTGTTCCCCCAAAACATGGATTAATTGGCTCTGATGTCACCTTTTTTTACGCAACTTATCCTCTTGTAACGATTGGTCTAATTGCATTGTGTGGAATATATTATGTCATTTGGAGATATGCCTTACCAAAGCTAGGCAACTATGTCCATAGAGAAATTACTTATCAACTaaaaaatggtgaattaGGGAACACTATTGTTAAGGTTCATTTGaatgaattggaagagTGGGATAAAGACCACGAAACAGATCCAAATGGGGTTTCAACCAagattgtttttgattATGAAAAAGATTCCGAGTCAACTAAAAGCTAAACTCTGTCTATAGTCTACATATATTTTAAGTTTTTATTCCATTTCTGTAGttctgttttcaacaatgtatttttgaaaaaaaaaaagcataCCCTATAATCTTTTCTAATAAGCAATACGCACACGAGTTTATACATTCAAGTCCTACTTATTGCAGAATCAACAACCATTACCCAATCAGTAATCAAAACCATAAAAAGTTCGGAGCATGCTAGGAAGAATATCCCAATACCCAAACCAATCCACAAACCTTTGACATTCATGCCACAGGTAAACCCAAGATATAAAGCTAACGGTAACGCAAATATGTAATAAGCAATAATGTTTAATTTACTGCCGACGGATTGTCGACCTTGTGCACGTAAAATACCTGCACCAACAATATTTGGACAATCCCATAATTGATTTAATGAAAGGATGAATAAAATAGTATCTGCTATTTTGATCACTTTTGCATCACTTGTGAAAAATACGATTACTTtaaattttgcaaaaaacaaaagggAAAAATTGGTTAAGCTAATCGCCAAACTTAAATAGTAAGAcgtttttgttgaaatgaTGGCGTCTTTGCTTCTCCCTGCTCCTAAAAGAATGGCGATTCTAGTTGCGCAAGCAACAGAAACAGCAAAAGGTATTTGAAAGCATAATGTCGCCAAAGTAGAAGCGATTGATTGCGCCGCTAATGTTGATGTACCAAACCTGGCGCTTGATAGTGTTagaatttcaaaagcaACAAATTCGGATAGCAACATAGCCGTGCCATTTAATGCCATCGGTAAAATCCTTTCCCATTCCTTGAAAAGGTTTTCATGATCAATACCAAACCAACATTGATGACCATCTATGAAAAACATGTAAACAAACATCATCCCTGCTGCTAACCAATAGCTCAAAGATGTTGCCAATGGTGCACCTAAAAAGCCAATACCAAAATATTTATTCCAGACTAATTCATAATTCAGTAAAATGTTTATTGGTGCCACGATGAATAACACGTACTGGCCAGCAACAAAAATGTTTTGAGCTTGTAAATATCGCTTTGAcgtttcaaaaaatatgtatGCAGGAATGCAGAAAGTAGTTACTCTCAAATACGATTCTGCAAGCACTGCCAATTCATAATCAGTTACAATATATCTCAACAAAGAGCTTGAAAACCACCATAACAAAATTAATGGGATGctgaaaattgaaatcaccagaaaacatctttgaaaatagatACCGACTAAATTATATTTCTTGGCACCATAGGCTTGAGAACAGAAAGTCTCCAAACAGGTAGCCATACCTGTAAAGATTGAACTTGTGATATTAAAAGTCATGGTGGCTAATGAGACTGCAGCGAGTTCTCTTTTACCAATTCTGCTAACTgtgaaaatagaaacaacGGACATTGAGTACtgcaagaaaaaagtaaCTGATAATGGTACGGATGTTCTAAGAATTACTTTCATCTCTTCTAAAACTGTAGTTTGTGATTCTTTACCGCTTGGTAAAAGTGATGGATCCTCTTCAACAATAGTTGAAAAGCCATCAAAAGAACCAGAATTAACTAAAAGTGCTTGCGTTTCCGACATTCTCCTCTTCTTGCTATTCgtaaataaaaaaaggaCTGAACAGCAACTAGGAATTTTCAGGAAAAACAAGAACTTATATAAGTGATTGAAACTGTTTTTGGCTTTTATAataaaacgaaaaaaaaaacatgacTTTATTTATATCCAATTTGAAATACATTCCGTGATAAGATATTCCGTGGAATATTTTCCGCGGAATACTTTGTAACTAGTTATTTGTCCACTTCGTGTTTCATTCTTCCTTTCTTATCAAATTGCCaagaaccaaaaaaatgcaTCACAAATATATGAACTGAAACAAAGTACAAATTTCATAAACGCTTATACTACTCTATACTACTCTACACCACTCTACACCACTCTATACatcattatatttttttagaCGGTCTCGCTTTTAACAAAGACCTGgctttttttattatcatcTATACTACTTAGTATATTCCCTTCATCATCGACTAAAGATACTCTATCCGAGGGAATAACTCCCTCAGAATCGCATCCATCTTGGAATGACTTCATGTCTAATTCAGCTAATTCTTTTTCTgaaaaaacatcaaaatagTCATACTCATCTATCTCACCTGCTCCTTGTGGCGGAGAAACCAAGCAAATCAAATAATACAAGATCAAAGGGCAGATGAAGGAGAAAATTGTAGAGTtctgaaaataatgaaataGACCAGTAGGTATACGCACATTTTCATTAACCACAGCTGCTAATCCGGGTAGTCCAGGCACGGTCCCGGCAAAGAAACATAGATATGCTCTCCAGTTGATACCATACGTGAACCAAAAgtctttatcttttttcaaGCTGTACAAGTGAGATACTCTTagccttctttttctaacTAAATTAAAATCGGAAACCATAATCCCCATAATTGGACACATCATAACACCAAATGATGCCATGACAGAATTGAAAACTGATGCTGAATTATAAAAATTCCAAGGTTGGCAAACCCACGAAATCAAGGCAGTAAGGACGGCACCTCTGAATATATTAATATATTTAGGAAATAGTCCTGCAAGATCCATACCGCCGGCAAACCCGTTTGCAATAACATTGTAAGTCATTTGAGAGgaagcaaaagaaaagccACAAAGAAAAGCTGCGGCCCTTCTCATGGGGCTATAATTTTCCCGTAACCATCTCAAACAGACATCGGTTGGTAGCCACATTGCAGTTCCATAACTAGCCAAAGTGTTTGAAGCAGTAACCATTCCCATCATTGGAATCATAACACCAGTGGTAGCAACCGAAATGACAATACCCCAATACATCTGTTTAGAAGACcttgaaaatcttgaatAATCACTCATATTTGTACAATTGGGAGAAACAGCTCCATAGAAGACTGTAACTGCTTGTAGCCATATCCAGCCAACTTCTGATTTAGGAATATCAACAGATTCGTACCACAATGGGCCGGGACCACCTGTTAAGACATAACATTTGTGTAATTCATAACCAAACACTCCAAGAATTGCTATAAATGTAATGAAACAGGAGCCGTTAACATAGGGGCCCATCTTCTCTGGCctaattttgaagaaacaaatctGGATGACGTTGAATAAAAAGAAGGCAATAAAGTCACGCCTTGTCATGTTCACAGAGTGTGAGAATGTATTGTCCATATTCATGTAATTCTTGGACCAAGAAGAAAGCATTACTACTATGCCCAAACCGCCTAACCAAGACATGGAAGCAAAGAATACAATGGATAACATGATCCTAATGACGATCCCAAGGTATGAGCCTATAATTCCAAATATCATTCTCTGGCAGAGGGTAAAACCAATCCTAAACTTTGAGCCGGGAGAGCAATTAAGTACAGTGTAGAGAATACCAATCAGAACGCCAATTACAATAGTGCCCATGGTCTGTTAAATATTTAGCCCAAGAACTAGCAACGACGATCCAATAGAGTATGTGACTATTGAAACATTAGGAACTGCCCAATATCCAAAAAACGACCAAAACCCCCAAAGTCTTCTACTAGGAGGCATTGGCTCTAAATctggatttttcaacaCAGAAAGGTGTTTTCCATCAGCATGTGGAACTTCcagcttcttcaagatCTTTAATAATCTCATCTGTATATTACACAAAGACTGCAATCGGACTTATGCATGGAGTGTCTGCCAGAGAAACAAGGACCCTTCAATGTGGGGACAGAATGCAGTTTATATACTACATACTGCAGAGATCCACCTCATCACTATAAGAGCAGCCTCTTCAGATAAGAATAACACAAAATCAACTGATTGTTGCATCCAGATAAGATCTTTTACCTGTCTCTCTTTTGTTAAGTTCGGTATCAATCCTCTATTACACGTACAGCTACCATTCTTTGTCCTTGGAGCAGCTTATCAGTGTTAGTACATGATTGGCTATAGTTTGAATTGC
The Pichia kudriavzevii chromosome 2, complete sequence DNA segment above includes these coding regions:
- a CDS encoding uncharacterized protein (PKUD0B06670; Pfam Domains: MatE(7.1e-60)) translates to MSETQALLVNSGSFDGFSTIVEEDPSLLPSGKESQTTVLEEMKVILRTSVPLSVTFFLQYSMSVVSIFTVSRIGKRELAAVSLATMTFNITSSIFTGMATCLETFCSQAYGAKKYNLVGIYFQRCFLVISIFSIPLILLWWFSSSLLRYIVTDYELAVLAESYLRVTTFCIPAYIFFETSKRYLQAQNIFVAGQYVLFIVAPINILLNYELVWNKYFGIGFLGAPLATSLSYWLAAGMMFVYMFFIDGHQCWFGIDHENLFKEWERILPMALNGTAMLLSEFVAFEILTLSSARFGTSTLAAQSIASTLATLCFQIPFAVSVACATRIAILLGAGRSKDAIISTKTSYYLSLAISLTNFSLLFFAKFKVIVFFTSDAKVIKIADTILFILSLNQLWDCPNIVGAGILRAQGRQSVGSKLNIIAYYIFALPLALYLGFTCGMNVKGLWIGLGIGIFFLACSELFMVLITDWVMVVDSAISRT
- a CDS encoding uncharacterized protein (PKUD0B06660; similar to Saccharomyces cerevisiae YGR055W (MUP1); ancestral locus Anc_4.195), whose translation is MVDFKAALTNFSARGTSHVESESFDSVVQITGDSINKEDDYLITVDPLPDNAVTPEEKKNPLGYSVGPLSVVILILQGVVGTGIFSTPGSILKSMGSIGSTYVLWICCFFLPLFSVYLYIEFAGYFPKRNGGDVAYLEQAYPTPKFLIPTVFAAVSIVLSFTTSSALAFGQYILDAAEVEKTAWNYKGIAIAALTSSCLFVAFSTKLSLKLQNVLGFVKIVFMLFMIILGWVVLGGHTHVSDPHASFKNVWEGTTTNGNDIANSIIKVTFSYSGYSYAFGVVAEFTGSKRFDSEEKRNKKLIHTFSILVPLSMVIIFILYILILTAYYAAATPAEIKGSGNTVATLLFQNAFQNKSATKALAAMVALSAFGHLITAVLSHSRALRECGRQGVLPFPKFWTSTKPFGTPLGPIFVTWLVNFIMIVAPPAGSAYNFIVDMGSYQGYIFTLALIMGLLKIRRDRRLKGLGKHGQFLPLPLIIILFLFELFVIAIAFVPPKHGLIGSDVTFFYATYPLVTIGLIALCGIYYVIWRYALPKLGNYVHREITYQLKNGELGNTIVKVHLNELEEWDKDHETDPNGVSTKIVFDYEKDSESTKS
- a CDS encoding uncharacterized protein (PKUD0B06680; similar to Saccharomyces cerevisiae YOR192C (THI72)), whose product is MGTIVIGVLIGILYTVLNCSPGSKFRIGFTLCQRMIFGIIGSYLGIVIRIMLSIVFFASMSWLGGLGIVVMLSSWSKNYMNMDNTFSHSVNMTRRDFIAFFLFNVIQICFFKIRPEKMGPYVNGSCFITFIAILGVFGYELHKCYVLTGGPGPLWYESVDIPKSEVGWIWLQAVTVFYGAVSPNCTNMSDYSRFSRSSKQMYWGIVISVATTGVMIPMMGMVTASNTLASYGTAMWLPTDVCLRWLRENYSPMRRAAAFLCGFSFASSQMTYNVIANGFAGGMDLAGLFPKYINIFRGAVLTALISWVCQPWNFYNSASVFNSVMASFGVMMCPIMGIMVSDFNLVRKRRLRVSHLYSLKKDKDFWFTYGINWRAYLCFFAGTVPGLPGLAAVVNENVRIPTGLFHYFQNSTIFSFICPLILYYLICLVSPPQGAGEIDEYDYFDVFSEKELAELDMKSFQDGCDSEGVIPSDRVSLVDDEGNILSSIDDNKKSQVFVKSETV